Proteins encoded together in one Lathyrus oleraceus cultivar Zhongwan6 chromosome 5, CAAS_Psat_ZW6_1.0, whole genome shotgun sequence window:
- the LOC127088185 gene encoding LOW QUALITY PROTEIN: uncharacterized protein LOC127088185 (The sequence of the model RefSeq protein was modified relative to this genomic sequence to represent the inferred CDS: inserted 1 base in 1 codon) has translation MGAEPHHSRSLINKIYAPMANEFPFATPLPSLRTNELQLVRCVLRMLQGFSSSLFSWDHTENRFRINSGVYVTHLSLKSLHSLLNQFIHAATCLQLVEITIKRIETALPRPPPTLKAFVTSASAWLKRLRNIALKEEVSTSNADGISTPTLLGFKNSLSSLCSGAEFLLLLVHEAIPDVYFEFGASVPAADLAVHVLDYLHKKLEEMCLVQGGEEEAYLMVLYMYVGSLLPYIEGLDSWLFDGILDDPSDEMFFFANKEVSVAEAEFWEKSYLIKKLQHGKLDTELSSTNYAGDSMSASNEKKETGMRGSISLSSTIKGKGQSIRDCPACPLFIKELAKSIVSAGKSLQLMRHVPNSLAVCSKGSSCKFGSTKSLNNGLPPSHRVAGLTLSEIFSVSLAGLIGHGDHVCKYFWQDDWHESVSVSSFVSNLNLNVEKSDNENLTAPPYLEKIWYKFLIDTLFQKGSAGLKPKYEDINSDNGDSAGNKVVKDELFLLRSCLRNPVVTVCRKTIGNNEDALKTLNLSRKFCLPSLNDEGLRKAIFGGESTPFSDSEGTNYTFGFQYDESKYTHLQDKRRLLEKLFPFPTILPSVQDDLPVSELLPFQRNSTLPSRVLHWVQNVDLRTTPLPLVIMQYCLTAYIQKQVDYIGVNMLLKLMNEWRLMDELAVLRAIYLLGSGDLLQHFSTVIFDKLDKRETWDDDFELNTILQESIRNSADCMLLSAPDSLVVSLTKNIVESNVNNFGINGLDMLKFTYKVPWPLELIANTEAIKKYNQVMRFLLKVKRAKFVLDKVRRWMWKGRGSTTNNKKRHWLVEQKLLHFVDAFHQYVMDRVYHSAWRELCEGMTVAKSLDEVIEAHEAYILSIQRQCFVVPDKLGALIASRVNIILGLALDFYTIQQTLKSGGAVSAIKTKCEMEVDRIEKQFDDCIAFLLRVLSFKLNVGHFPHLADLVTRINYNYFYMSANGXLMTNSGPGSITSRLEKATG, from the exons ATGGGGGCAGAGCCACACCATTCCAGAAGCTTAATCAACAAAATCTACGCTCCAATGGCAAACGAGTTCCCCTTTGCAACCCCTCTTCCGTCTCTCCGAACAAACGAACTTCAACTC GTGCGATGCGTTTTACGAATGCTGCAAGGGTTTTCGTCTTCCTTATTCTCATGGGATCATACTGAAAACCGTTTTCGTATCAATAGCGGAGTCTACGTGACGCATTTGTCCTTGAAGAGTCTACATTCACTCCTCAATCAATTCATTCACGCTGCAACGTGTCTTCAACTCGTGGAGATTACAATCAAGAGGATTGAAACTGCTCTGCCGAGACCTCCTCCCACTTTGAAAGCGTTTGTTACTTCTGCTTCGGCGTGGCttaag CGGTTACGGAATATTGCATTGAAGGAGGAAGTGTCTACAAGCAATGCAGATGGCATATCCACTCCAACTTTGTTAGGGTTCAAAAATTCTTTATCAAg TCTTTGCTCGGGTGCTGAGTTCCTATTGCTATTAGTTCATGAGGCCATCCCTGATGTATATTTCGAGTTTGGGGCATCTGTACCTGCAGCAGACTTGGCTGTTCATGTTCTTGACTATCTTCATAAGAAGCTTGAAGAAATGTGTCTTGTACAAGGTGGTGAG GAGGAGGCTTATCTTATGGTGCTTTACATGTATGTGGGAAGCTTGTTGCCATATATTGAGGGTCTTGATTCCTGGCTTTTTGACGGAATACTTGATGATCCTTCTGATGAG ATGTTCTTTTTTGCTAATAAAGAAGTCTCAGTTGCTGAGGCTGAGTTCTGGGAGAAGAGTTATCTAATAAAAAAGCTACAACATGGTAAGTTAGATACCGAGTTGTCCTCCACAAATTATGCTGGCGATTCCATGTCAGCATCAAATGAGAAGAAAGAAACAGGCATGAGGGGTTCCATCTCTTTGTCTAGTACAATTAAAGGAAAAGGGCAAAGCATTAGAGACTGTCCAGCTTGTCCTTTGTTTATTAAGGAATTAGCTAAGTCAATTGTTTCTGCTGGAAAATCTTTGCAGCTGATGCGCCATGTCCCGAATTCCTTAGCAGTATGTAGCAAAGGAAGTAGTTGTAAGTTTGGAAGTACCAAATCATTAAACAATGGTTTGCCTCCTTCTCATAGAGTGGCCGGGCTAACGCTGTCAGAAATTTTTTCTGTATCACTAGCTGGACTTATTGGCCATGGTGACCATGTTTGTAAATACTTTTGGCAAGATGATTGGCACGAATCTGTTTCTGTTTCTTCTTTTGTATCTAATTTAAATTTAAATGTGGAAAAATCAGACAATGAAAACTTAACTGCTCCACCATACTTGGAGAAGATTTGGTATAAGTTTTTGATTGATACATTATTTCAAAAAGGATCAGCTGGTTTGAAGCCAAAATATGAAGACATAAATAGTGACAATGGAGATTCAGCAGGGAATAAAGTTGTTAAAGACGAATTGTTTCTCTTGAGATCATGCTTACGAAATCCAGTGGTTACTGTTTGTCGCAAAACAATTGGAAACAATGAGGATGCCTTGAAAACATTGAATTTATCTCGAAAATTCTGCTTGCCTTCTTTAAATGATGAGGGTTTAAGAAAGGCTATATTTGGTGGAGAAAGTACACCGTTTTCTGATAGTGAAGGAACAAACTATACTTTTGGTTTTCAGTATGATGAATCCAAATACACTCACTTACAAGATAAGAGAAGGCTGTTAGAAAAGCTGTTTCCTTTTCCCACCATATTGCCTTCAGTTCAG GATGATCTTCCTGTGTCAGAGCTCTTGCCTTTCCAGAGAAACAGCACTCTTCCTTCAAGAGTTCTTCACTGGGTGCAAAATGTTGACCTAAGAACAACTCCACTACCTCTGGTTATTATGCAGTACTGTTTAACTGCCTACATTCAGAAACAG GTAGATTATATTGGAGTGAATATGTTGTTAAAGTTGATGAATGAATGGAGGTTGATGGATGAGCTTGCAGTGTTGCGAGCTATATACTTGTTAGGTTCAG GTGATTTGCTACAACACTTTTCAACTGTAATTTTTGATAAGTTGGATAAGCGTGAAACATGGGATGATGATTTTGAATTAAACACAATATTACAG GAATCAATCAGAAATTCTGCTGATTGTATGCTGTTAAGTGCTCCGGATTCATTGGTGGTGTCACTAACCAAAAATATTGTTGAGAGTAATGTCAATAACTTCGGGATTAACGGCCTTGATATGCTAAAATTCACATATAAG GTACCTTGGCCTCTTGAACTCATTGCAAACACAGAGGCAATTAAGAAGTACAACCAG GTTATGCGGTTTTTGCTGAAGGTCAAGCGTGCAAAATTTGTTTTAGATAAAGTGCGGAGATGGATGTGGAAG GGTAGGGGGTCTACAACCAATAACAAAAAACGTCATTGGTTAGTGGAGCAGAAACTCCTTCATTTTGTGGATGCTTTTCACCAATATGTGATGGATCGG GTATATCACAGTGCATGGCGTGAACTATGTGAAGGTATGACTGTGGCCAAGTCTCTGGATGAGGTCATTGAAGCCCATGAGGCTTATATTTTGTCGATTCAGCGGCAGTGCTTTGTGGTTCCTGATAAACTG GGGGCTTTGATTGCCAGCCGCGTTAATATCATTCTTGGTTTAGCTTTAGACTTCTATACCATACAACAGACATTAAAAAGTGGCGGAGCTGTTTCTGCAATAAAGACAAAGTGTGAGATGGAAGTCGATCGAATAGAGAAACAGTTTGATGATTGCATTGCATTCCTACTTAGG GTTTTATCGTTCAAACTAAATGTAGGGCATTTCCCTCATTTGGCTGATTTAGTCACCAGAATTAACTACAACTATTTCTATATGTCTGCTAATG AATTAATGACCAATTCCGGTCCTGGAAGTATTACTTCAAGATTGGAGAAAGCCACCGGGTAA
- the LOC127088186 gene encoding uncharacterized protein LOC127088186 — translation MSSSSSSMPMYPQQQQPPPFDEVTQQSHNGASHHDSIGPVIGVLVVIIVLGIIAVMIGRLCSGRRIMGHGQYDIESWAERKCSTCIDGRINLSIPTRVTEPNTSLPATPINTTHHQAEQSSSQNSPPNT, via the coding sequence ATGTCATCATCCTCTTCATCAATGCCAATGTATccccaacaacaacaacctccTCCTTTTGATGAAGTCACACAACAATCCCACAATGGTGCATCACATCATGACTCCATTGGTCCTGTAATTGGAGTTCTTGTAGTGATAATTGTGTTGGGAATAATTGCTGTAATGATTGGAAGACTTTGCTCAGGAAGAAGAATCATGGGTCATGGACAATATGATATTGAAAGCTGGGCAGAGAGAAAATGTTCTACTTGTATCGATGGAAGAATTAACCTTTCAATACCTACGAGGGTCACTGAACCCAACACCTCACTTCCTGCAACGCCCATCAATACTACTCATCATCAAGCAGAGCAATCTTCGTCTCAAAACTCACCACCTAACACTTGA